AAAGTTTTGGTGCCAGATCTCACAGTAGTAATGGAGGCAGCTTTACTCATCCTGTACCTGATAGCTGGAGTACGATTATGTTCGTTGGGTCAGGCATTCCCAGGATCCAGCTTGTTTGGCTCAGTCATGGCCTGAAATCTGATTTTGTTCAGAGACCACAACAAAATCAGAAGGCTTGAGCATTCTCAGGCTATACTTAGGAACTTAGCAGTATTTTACTTCCTGAGTCATCCTAATGTCAAGACTACGTGCATCCAATGAATTGCAAAATGGCTCCTTCAAAAAGGTTTCCTTGTTGGAGTAGAACATGTAGATGAGTAACTATTTCAGCCTGTTAGGCAaaagtttttcccttttcacccGTTGGCTGATCTTGAGTTTGCACGGGTTCAATGTCAATAAGGGTGAATGTCTCATTGTATGTCTATgtttatacatacacacaaacttGACTGTGGCATATGGCTTATATGGCTTTTTAAACTGAGTGGAAAGATACAAATAATTTTGGATTTATGTTGTGAGAgtaaaagacagagaaatataATTGTTGCAGGTGCAATACTAATATTTAATTGTATATTTTGGACTTGCACTCTCGGATTTATAATTTCTTGCTTAAGGTGAAGACAGCGTAGgatgaataattttttaatcaagagGAATTTAGTAAGCTTTTTAATATAATCATGTTAGATTGTGGTATAAAGCACAAAAACTCATCACAAAATTTGATTTACTATCaataattaatttctcatttacatTACATTCTTGGACATCCCAGAGTTTAAATTTTACTGTTATGACAATAACAAACATTGGATATTCTTCTCAGTCTCCTTTAACTGAGACACTACCTGTGTAGGAACACCCTGACATAATTGTTTAAAGAATGTAAGTAAAATTTTGGGGGAGAATGAGAGATACTGACTTAGGTGGTATAATTATGAATATTCCATTCAAGTCAGAATAAGACTGCAAGGAAACACATTTTACTTAAGGGACATGTTACATTATAAAGTCCCTCTTGTTGTTCATTTAAAGGTAATTAAATCTGAAACCACCTAAATGTGTAGAGTTCCTATTTAAGGTATGCTCTTATTTAATGTTCCTATTTAAGGTATGTTAAGTTCCCTTTTTTTAAGTCCCATTTATTCACCTGTTTTGAACAAAGGCCATAAGAACCTTGTGCCTCACTAACAGCTGGTGCTGTTTTGTCCACAGTTGTCTCTTGGTACAGctgtgggaaagaaagaagacataaaaaagaaaacactatgACTTAGACTGACTAGAATGATTTAGAAGATTATGACAAGAGTATATTTGAATTTTCCAAGggaaatgatggaaagaaaCACACTGTCGCCACATTTAAACATACTTTAGAAGAGCAACTAATCTTCATCAGCTAGGTCTGTCAGTAAAAGATCACTGTCATCACTCATCTTTCTGTAGGTAACCTTCAAACcacactttctttctttttttttttttaaataagcccATCACTTGCTTTAGACATGCAGTGGGAGAGGGAGAGTAAAGAGGAACTGAACAAATTTCATTAGGCATGGAGCAAGTCAGACTTCCAGTCAGACAGGCACTTAGGGTGCATTATTTTCACATATCGCATATCAAAGGCTGACTGGGTTTGCTAACCCATATATTAGAGGCAAGCAGCCTCCTCATTTGTTATCTAGAAACTAAGATCCCAATCCTgcacttcaaaagaaatttataATCACTTATGCCTACGCAAGGTAAGTAAAATGCTACCTACTCAAAATAATGTTTACTTACATTGATATTGCACAAATATATGTGGTTATGTAGAAGGTAagtttacagaatcacagaatagttgaggaTGGAGGGGACCATGTTGGAGGTCATCTCATCCAACCtagggtcacctagagcaggttgcctgAAGCCTATGTCCACTAACAGCTCCTCTGAAAAGAACTGATGGGTGACATTGCTTTGCAATTACAAGAAGTGGATCAGAGCTGTCTCCCAGAAAGAATCTTAAAGGCAAACTTTCTACTGGAGCAGTGGACACAGATAAACTGATTTTGCCCTGTCACACATGACCTCAGCTCAAAGAGCACTaaagaacagaagaaggaagacaaCCCTGTGAATGGCAAAAGTTCATTATAGACTGTTCATATTTGTGAATGCAACTGAAAATAATAGCACCCTAACTTGCGAGATGAATCCactaaaatggaagaaaagcttATAAACTGTGTTAGTACTAATAAGGATTCCTTCTTGGTGCTTGCACTATTGTCATTACAGTGACAAAGGGAGGAATATGGGTCTCTGCGTATGCCCTACCATCCATCTGGGACATGTGAGGTGAGCACAAGTCTGTCTAGTTTGCAATGCAGTTAGAATTCACCAGATGGGGCTAATAcagcaaatataaatattctctATAGAAGTCATACCGAAGAAATGTAGATAGATAGGGAGAACAATATATACTTGTATATATGGCACAGGAGTAATAACTCTGAAAggctgtggttgtttttttgttgttgttgtttttttgcgGTTAACCCTCTCAatgaattcattatttaaaatagatattttattttgatagtCTTGTATGAATTATATGTTTAACTATTCAACCATTAACCACTACCACTCCCCAAACCAATAGCTGTCTTAGGAAATATGTAGGtttcttatttcaaatattttttaaaatctctaaaCAACTATAAAGCCACAAATATAGAAATGGAAGGATGTATGTTGTCTTTGGATCCTAGATATGAtgcttttttctgcctttaaataaaaatacaaatacaagttgaaaaaaatcagtctaaGCTTGTAAACACATATGGCTTTCCTTTTTGACATGGTACATGACTGATCTCGTCTCCCAAGTCCGTCTCtcaggttttgtttcatgtaGCGACTGAACATATTTAGCCATCACAGTGAAGTTTAAGCtaattgatttaaaaagaaaaaagaacccTGCGTGCACTGCATCTCTCAAATGCCCTTATCTATGTCAAATCATTGAATCGGAAACTTAGTACTGAAAATTGAAAGTAATTATCTGTGAAAGTGTCAGCTTGACATTCTTCTATACTCTGACATGTCTTTAATAATTGATTCTATCATTTTTGCCATCGATGGGCATATATGTTAAAATTTAGTATTTATCTACCTCATATTTGATTTTATCATGTTATAcctatttataaaaataaaaataacagtgaatACAGCATACATCAGATGGCATTTAACCCATTGAACAAATATTATTGGAAATGACAAATCGTATTATACCTAGCACTTGGTCACAGAAGATGGAGGCAAAAGACAAAGAATGTCACACTAATGTGCATACTTGATTAAACGATTACTGATATATACATGTTAGCTAAGAATATAATATTGTATGAGCTGGATAAGGATGGTAGTTTCAGGTAAACAAGAAAAGCAGGGACCCAAGAGCCTACTCTACATAGGTAACCTAACTACTCCTTTCTTTAATAATCCCATCACTTGCAGTAGGAGAAAGTAAGAGAGAAACTGTACAAGTTTCACTGAGCATGGAGCAAGTCAGACTTCCAGCTAGACAGGCACTTACAGTTCTGAAAGCTTCAGTGCTGATAATTTATTATGATTTAAACTTTTTGTGATGAAATTATAAGGTATATATGATAATAAGAATATATGTTCTAGCAATAAATTCCCATTCTCTGCAGCCAATCCCTATTCTCTTTGCCTTGTAGatcacaaataaataagtaaacaaataaataaatccacttTGATGAAAAAATTGTATTGGGAAGTTCTGTCTAAACAGTTAGACAGTTCTGCTCACCGATCTTCCAGTTCCCAGATACGAATAAGTTGTGGACACCAGATGGATGTCTAAGACGTGTGAATATAACTTACGCCCTTCTTGCCTTGCAAATGAAAGTCACGAGCATGACCATAATAATGACCATAATGAAGCCAGCACTCAGTTCAGAGAAATGAGCTCTCCCTTCTGTAAACGTGCAGTGATTCAACTAGCACTGAATGAACAGCCTGTGCTACACAGCTTCCAAAGCTTCTATGCTTCAGTGAGCTCACAGAAAAGCTCATAAAAAGTTCCAATAGAAGATCATCTACCTAAAACTTCAATGCTTCAACTAAAACAATTTGGAGTCAGTCATTCAGGCCTTGGAATTTAAATTACACTTGTGACACTGATGAAGAATCTCCTTCTAAggctcagcagaaagcagacatAGCCATTCTTACCCCGAAGCTCTCTGCAACATGTTTATTTTGAGATAACATTGTCTCATGTGAAAACGGTGATGAGGGCATGCAGAACATGCTACCAAGCTTTCAGTCCCTCCTTGAGAAATACAccaaagcaatggaaaaataactCTATTGAGATGGTCCTAGCTTGTGCATTTCTAGATTAATCCACTCTCCagtcttttccagaaaataagcTTGAGTGCCAGCAAACAGTATGCAGAAGGACAACAACTTCGTTCTTGCCAAAGTGCTAAATCTAGGCACTAGGCAGTGGAGTAGTCAGGACAGACAACTCATACATTAACAAGCAAGCTTTACTAAATATGTACAAAGCTATGCAAAACTAAGCCATGATATATAATTGCTATTAACGAGAGCCCATCATCATTTAAGTAGATGGCCTGGGGAAGACCGGTGAGCCTAGGATAAATGTAAGACATCTACAGATCTCTTTAAAGTGCAAAATGTTCAGAGCCATTCGATTCTGTCCACTTTTTAGGCAAACAAAGAACTTACTTAGCTCTTTGCTTCAGGCTGGTAATGCGTCCCTCTCCTTAGCTGTTCTTTCCAAGGACacttttctcagctttccttATTTCCTGTTCTTCTGAAGGGAGACTTCAAGCACACAACGACAACCTCTTTTCGTGTTAATTTGCATGGATGACTAACTGTTAACTAACTGTTGCGCACACCAACTACAGGTTGCTTGGCTGACCTGCAAAACCTATCATGTATGATCACAACACGACCACCAACATGACCTGCCCAATGAAAACCAGCTGAATGAAATAGCTGGCTGTGAtgagcagagaaaataattttgaagcatttacatactaaatattttgctgcttaAGTTACAAACACATGAGGGGCTATGCAGACTGCAACTTAGGCATGTTCTTGGCCTTCTTGATGGCATTAAATTCTCACACTGCAGCACTGATAAGCATCACTGTCTAGAAATTCCAGTTTTGTAAGGAACTAAATTATTGCTGCTGGACAACAATCAGACATTACTTATTCACAGCTTTGTCATTCCTCAGCTGGATTACAGCACTACTCCATGTATGGATAATACGTCTTCCATGTCTAGGGAGTTTTGAGAAGTACATAATGCTAGAGCACTTCTCAGAAACACAAGCTATTTGCAGGCGTATCAAACCAATCTCTCTGGCTTctcataaaatttaaattaacttcATAATCTCAGTTTTATCTTCAGAGAACATAATTTCCAGGATAGTTAAAGCTTCAAGATAATAACTGTTTTTGACAAGAATAGCAGACTTCACTATGGAGGTAAGCTAGTCTGTTCAGGAGAAAACTTTCAGAGAGCTGActccaaacagcaaaataaaatccttcaaAGACACAACAGAGTTCACTGTCATCCAATCCCAAccataaatcatagaatcatagaatatcctgagttggaagggacccataaggatcattgagtccaactcctggcaccacacaggtctacccaaaattttagaccatgtgactaagtgcacagtccaaacgcttcgtaatcagatttcttttaccttgccttctttaaaacaaatgtttgtttttaaaaatacccatttatttttaagaagtgaatCGTCAAAACTATGGTAACAATTATTTTCCACGCACTTTTGTTCCTGGGGAGGgacaaaagcacaaaaacacacaatgtATTCTAGATTAGCAGAGACTTACTTGCTTCCCTAACatccttttgttttgtaatgcaTAAAACAATGCATTATCATATGTCTTTAGTGTTAATTATATGTAGTGGTTAAGAAGAGATTCTTAATGCAAATAGGGAGTTACgaactgaaaatgtttaaaactatgccataaacagtattttctcatGATCAAAGTAGATTAGATGTACTTTAAAATCCATGTAAGTCAttggaaatgtatttctaaCATCACAATTGTTCTTTTCCTAATATTAAATGGAACTTGCATGCCATTCTCCTTTCCAACATTAATCTTCTGACTAGCTCAAATGTTTTGTGTACCTATCTGTGTATACCTGTGTCAGCTAGTAATTCTCACCATTCACAATTTGGTAAGAAGTAACACATTGCAGAGCTTTTGATACTCTGAAGCCACTAAATACCTAAATTCTTGTTTGGCATCAGTAATCCAAGCAAGATGTGACAGACAGCCTACAGTTGACAGAGACTGCAGACATGGTCTCTTGATTCCTGCCTCATAATCTGCAGGCAGTGCATGCTCGAGTAGATACTTTTAGCATGATGGAATAGGGTGTAGtcacaatccttttttttttttttttttctcagaagagcTGATAAAAGCATCACTGATCTCAGTTGTTGCACTTTTAGGCAAGGAACAGATGGCATTCAATTCAAGCATAGAAAAATTTTGTTAATAACTGTACTTGTATCACCTAAGTTTTAAGGCTCCAGTTTCATCATGGTCAGCAAAAGCACTAATAATACTGCAGCCTGAAATGCTGCAGGACCAATTCATGCTGTGCATAAATCAATCTCAAAGAACCAcactattttattaatgttaGTGAATTTTGCTCATGTCTGCCTTCCAGTTTACCCTAAGGCTTGCAAGAAGTACAGGCACTATAAAGCAGTGATTCTGCCTGACTTCCATTCATTGATTgtacatacaaaacaaaacatctatGGGTGTCCTGATGGGATCATTTCAGAACTATAATCTTTGGTTAGCTCGAAACAGAAGAATTTACAAGTAGTACAGAGAACTTTTTCATAAGGCTTATCACTGTAATctctttttcccattctttaACCAAGTATTTGGTAAGGATTGTTGATGGGGCTGTACAATAGCGTTCTTGTGACTTGcagctgtgtttttcaaatgaatatttgtCTTGGATTCTCTGTGGAATCTCTCAGCAGCTTTTATTGATGTTTCTTGGTAAATGTTAAACACTACATCAATTCTTTGACTTTCTGCACCATCATGTACTGCTGATAACCAGGTACACGTTAACTTTGTTTATTCTTTGGATCACACTCATTCCATCAGTGATAGATGGCCTGCTGTGGTTTCAGTACAGTTTGCATTCCTCATGATCCCTCTACCAAAGTTGCCTGTTTTGTCGCTCAAAGTGATCTACCCAACGTTGTCAGCGTGTAATGAGTAAGACATATTCAGTACGTCAGCTTGGAGCAACACTTTTTTGGGTTAGatctttgttttgaatattaTTGTCATTAAGAGATCCTTGcatttcctgctcttttttttaatgactgaaaACTTTCTGACCTTCTTTCTGGAACTCAATTCATGAAATTTCTGCATGAAAGAACCACTCTTTAGATGAAGACTTAAAATAATTGCAGGTCTGCTCACCTACTTCATGTACTTCTAGGAGGACATCAATACTATGTAGCAGCTGGTTGATAAACTGGAAAGATCTATTGGTCATTATTGATTGGCTTTATCTTAAGAATTTCAAGCAAGGCTTCAATACCTGGCCTCATTACAGTTTGATTACCTGTACTTGTTCAGATATTCACTAAATTACATACTCTGTTCCACACGAGTTAACCTGGAGGTCTTCAGCCGTTTCCTGTCTCTCAGCTACCTTGTACTATGATGATCAGCAATAAGGTAGTATTTAGCTTCAAACTAAATCCCTTTGAACTAAactgatttgaaaataaatcccttTAGCCCCCCGGAGTCTGAGTGGGCTTCTGTGATTGAGCTGATCTagtggaaagaaagggaggTTCTGCgtccctcctgctctgcaatCCCATCCCCTCCCTTACCCAGTCAGTGTTTTTCATCTAACCCGATTCATTTCACATTTCCAGGGGGTTTAATTCTCTACCCCAGGATCTTTCAGAAGCGGCTCATCATAAGGTCAGATGAGCAACACTACTGGTGAAGGAAGTAGCAGCAGACagacaaggaaaaagagagCGGGAAAACCCCTTTATTAGCAGCCACATTAGAGGAACTCTGATACAATGTGAAACCACACTTTGAAAGTGCATTATTAGAAGGCAATCTAACAATGTGCTGATCTTCCCCTAGCTGCACATTCCCAAGTCCTTCCTTATTTTGTCTCTAGCAGTTCTCTGTTGAATTGGACCAGCTTCGTTGCTGACCAACAGTTTGCTTACCTGACCGAGAGCCTGCCATTTCTCTGGTGGGATTAGTTTTCGAGCTGCTCTGACTCACCCTTTTGTTGCATGACTGCTGGAACTGATGCAAGGGAGGCAGTGGAAACATGTACCTGAAGACAGAGGCGATGTCATGTTTTGATGTCAGAGGagatgtcactttttttttttaggagatgAGGAGatgtcacctttttttttttttttttttttacagctggaGAGCAGTCTCTGATTATCTTAAGCCAACTGTGAGAAGGATATAATTAAACTCAGAGGCAACTTGCCTCCCTAGTGAAAATTTCGGGGGAGCACAGTCTTAGAGCCTCAGATTACGTTtgcatttattctcttttaacCAACACATCCTCGTGCAGGGCTAACGAACCCCACCACCAACccccaatcccaatcccaatcccaacccctccagccccagccctccgcCGCCATCTTGTGCACCCTTccgcggcccccgccccgctccctgccagccccgccccctcccctaCGGGCCCTTCCCCCCGGCCGGCGGGCGCGGCGCAGGCGCAGCGGCGCGGTAAACAGGGGCGGCGGCTCCGCCCCCTTACGCCGTTTGCGTGGCCGCCTCCGCGCAGGGCCGCGCGAgcgccggcggcggcggcggttgCGCAGTGTGGCCACATCCGGGCGCCGGGGCAGGATGAATGCTCCTTTCCAAGATGGCggcggagggaggagggaaggagatgaACGAGATTAAGACCCAGTTCACCACCCGGGAGGGGCTGTACAAGCTGCTGAGCCACTCGGAGTACAGCCGGCCCAACCGGGTGCCCTTCAACTCGCAGGGCTCCAACCCGGTGCGCGTTTCCTTCGTCAACGTCAACGACCAGAGCGGCAACGGGGACCGGCTCTGCTTCAATGTGGGCCGGGAGCTCTACTTCTACATCTACAAGG
This Cygnus atratus isolate AKBS03 ecotype Queensland, Australia chromosome 5, CAtr_DNAZoo_HiC_assembly, whole genome shotgun sequence DNA region includes the following protein-coding sequences:
- the WDR20 gene encoding WD repeat-containing protein 20 isoform X4; the protein is MLLSKMAAEGGGKEMNEIKTQFTTREGLYKLLSHSEYSRPNRVPFNSQGSNPVRVSFVNVNDQSGNGDRLCFNVGRELYFYIYKGVRKAADLSKPIDKRIYKGTQPTCHDFNHLTATAESVSLLVGFSAGQVQLIDPIKKETSKLFNEEGLLSSQNQANSPSGTVV